A part of Candidatus Electrothrix aestuarii genomic DNA contains:
- a CDS encoding serine protease, giving the protein MALNYPENTVWYIEACRWNGTKDSPGFALVDESPLMGSGVVVTLRLTDEGISKSYILTCAHVVRGRVDDLLREDIICYPPDTGFIKTSGNNRRSGAGIALALPANVSKYSPCMGAPGGRDEKIRNDPALDWVLLEINNPSFRHHPSAKILDEDDLPDDQLFDVIGFPAGGEIWRNGEKVLPATAKNFRLRAHARPGMLSYEGPEETRRGMSGGGIIDDRGFLAGIHRAATDAAMRRTGIRADAIVRYLRATHNLEPVTPEGQLFSTPMELEITVNRITPNFGLEPISGLKVGFDPLDHEDMKGEVTEGETDADGRAVIKFIPENPDSDILGHLICLNQPVELIDDAPLILSPYGKFPDGLRKEDEIQLPYKEMLPCTVWGIKAYLYKYFAKFFPPTPTNDIKKIVKKAVAAGLSEKETKLATQGWADILKYARPVLRLSSLEDYFQDESPVLREMSESVGQVLHSRGVSTCFLLAGDLVLLPEFILPSDDSTDIKISFWGTGQTEHREVSKVIWKSKEFMSALCEIPQSTKKPFMIGLTGDISLLQNKIVVIGFPRRDSRLPEELNSFFELSEGQPAVMPGEVIIHDPELSQIHHDATTSGGVAGSPVVDMQSNSVIAMHVGGKFAGTRKENFAVTLQALWEEPSFREVLQLYDVNVKKIT; this is encoded by the coding sequence ATGGCACTCAACTATCCAGAAAATACTGTTTGGTATATAGAGGCCTGTCGCTGGAATGGAACGAAAGATAGTCCTGGATTTGCCCTAGTCGATGAATCTCCCTTGATGGGTAGTGGTGTTGTCGTCACTCTTCGTTTGACTGACGAGGGGATCTCTAAGTCGTATATTCTTACCTGTGCCCATGTTGTCAGAGGTAGAGTAGATGATCTCTTGCGTGAGGACATCATTTGCTATCCTCCTGATACAGGATTTATCAAAACTTCTGGAAACAACCGGAGGAGTGGAGCTGGAATAGCGCTAGCTCTGCCAGCCAATGTATCGAAATATTCACCTTGTATGGGTGCTCCTGGTGGTCGTGATGAAAAGATAAGAAATGATCCTGCGTTGGACTGGGTGCTTCTTGAAATTAACAACCCGTCTTTTCGTCATCATCCATCAGCTAAAATATTGGATGAGGATGATCTACCGGATGATCAACTTTTTGATGTGATAGGTTTTCCAGCTGGTGGGGAAATATGGAGGAATGGGGAAAAAGTTCTTCCCGCAACTGCTAAGAATTTTCGCCTCCGTGCTCATGCAAGACCCGGTATGCTTTCCTACGAAGGGCCCGAAGAAACCCGTAGAGGAATGAGTGGAGGTGGAATCATTGATGATAGAGGTTTCCTTGCTGGAATCCATCGTGCAGCTACTGATGCTGCAATGAGAAGGACTGGAATTCGTGCAGATGCAATTGTACGTTATCTTAGGGCGACGCATAATTTGGAGCCAGTAACGCCGGAAGGGCAACTTTTTTCGACTCCAATGGAACTTGAAATTACTGTAAATCGTATTACCCCTAACTTTGGTCTTGAACCGATATCAGGCTTGAAAGTAGGATTTGATCCTTTAGATCATGAGGATATGAAAGGGGAGGTCACTGAAGGTGAAACTGATGCAGATGGAAGAGCTGTAATAAAATTTATTCCAGAGAACCCGGATAGCGATATTTTAGGCCATTTAATCTGTCTTAACCAACCTGTCGAGCTCATTGATGATGCACCTTTGATTCTTAGTCCCTATGGTAAGTTTCCTGACGGCCTGAGAAAAGAAGATGAAATTCAATTGCCTTATAAGGAAATGCTTCCGTGTACGGTGTGGGGGATTAAAGCGTATCTTTATAAATATTTTGCGAAATTTTTTCCACCTACTCCAACCAATGACATCAAAAAAATTGTCAAGAAAGCTGTTGCAGCTGGTTTGTCGGAAAAGGAAACCAAATTGGCGACGCAAGGATGGGCTGATATCCTAAAGTACGCACGACCAGTTCTCCGTCTTTCCTCCTTGGAAGATTATTTTCAAGATGAATCCCCCGTGCTTCGAGAAATGTCTGAATCTGTAGGGCAGGTATTGCACAGTCGTGGGGTTAGCACGTGCTTTCTTCTTGCAGGGGATTTGGTACTACTCCCTGAATTTATTTTACCTTCTGATGATTCGACAGACATTAAAATATCTTTTTGGGGTACAGGTCAGACGGAGCATAGAGAGGTGTCAAAAGTAATTTGGAAAAGTAAAGAATTTATGTCTGCGTTGTGCGAAATCCCTCAATCAACCAAGAAACCGTTTATGATCGGTCTAACTGGTGATATCTCACTGTTACAAAATAAAATAGTCGTGATTGGTTTCCCTCGTAGAGATTCACGCCTTCCAGAGGAGTTGAACAGTTTTTTCGAGCTGAGTGAGGGACAGCCCGCTGTTATGCCAGGAGAAGTAATTATTCACGACCCTGAATTATCTCAAATTCATCATGATGCAACGACATCTGGAGGAGTAGCTGGCAGCCCTGTGGTTGATATGCAATCTAACAGTGTGATTGCAATGCATGTGGGCGGAAAATTTGCAGGAACAAGGAAAGAAAATTTTGCAGTTACGTTGCAGGCATTATGGGAGGAGCCCTCTTTTAGGGAGGTGTTGCAGCTGTATGACGTTAATGTGAAAAAAATAACATGA
- a CDS encoding lipase family protein, with protein MIQHLMTTQHPSLPAAVELARASEICYSQSSEISLWANENGFSDGAISFDRSGVQGFWCAEGNVALLGFRGSQSIAHWIRNFRLVPWRHPWGIVHRGFSDGVDDVAPDLELFLAAARQAEHVWLTGHSLGGALAVMAAAWLKRRGVSATVYTYGQPAAVFNEFAQRYAVELPGRYVRFVNQNDLVSQLPPFYHHFGIVKRIVRPGVLESLQLEEAAEMSGEVAERAIAAREAVGRAGLEAAEAVHKVGITAPLLVDAELPMLTDQEFLELQLSLGAADVDPDQDSPELEFALPSVSDHAISEYIRLLTEIRDQSVR; from the coding sequence ATGATTCAACATTTAATGACAACACAACATCCTTCTCTTCCGGCAGCTGTCGAATTGGCTCGTGCCAGCGAAATATGCTATTCCCAGTCATCAGAGATCTCGTTATGGGCTAACGAAAACGGTTTTTCTGATGGGGCAATCAGTTTTGATCGATCTGGTGTGCAAGGTTTTTGGTGCGCAGAGGGAAATGTCGCTCTGCTGGGCTTTCGGGGAAGCCAAAGTATTGCCCACTGGATCAGAAATTTTCGACTAGTGCCGTGGAGGCACCCTTGGGGAATTGTCCATCGGGGCTTTTCTGACGGTGTGGATGATGTGGCACCAGATCTTGAACTGTTTCTAGCAGCTGCCCGTCAGGCCGAGCATGTTTGGTTGACGGGACACAGCCTTGGTGGAGCCTTGGCTGTGATGGCTGCTGCATGGCTGAAAAGGCGGGGTGTTTCTGCGACAGTGTACACCTATGGGCAGCCAGCTGCTGTTTTTAACGAGTTTGCGCAACGTTATGCAGTCGAATTGCCTGGAAGATACGTTCGTTTTGTGAACCAGAATGATCTTGTGTCGCAGCTCCCGCCGTTTTATCATCATTTCGGGATAGTGAAGCGCATTGTTCGACCTGGTGTTCTTGAATCACTCCAGCTTGAGGAAGCAGCGGAAATGTCTGGTGAAGTAGCGGAGCGGGCAATAGCGGCGCGGGAAGCTGTAGGGCGTGCAGGCCTTGAGGCAGCAGAGGCTGTTCATAAAGTAGGAATCACAGCACCTTTGTTGGTTGACGCAGAATTGCCTATGCTCACTGACCAGGAATTCCTGGAGTTGCAGCTGTCTTTAGGGGCCGCAGATGTCGATCCAGACCAGGATAGTCCTGAGCTGGAGTTTGCTCTTCCTTCTGTGAGTGATCATGCTATTAGTGAATATATCCGCCTGCTGACTGAAATCCGGGACCAGTCAGTCCGGTAG